In a single window of the Eleginops maclovinus isolate JMC-PN-2008 ecotype Puerto Natales chromosome 6, JC_Emac_rtc_rv5, whole genome shotgun sequence genome:
- the LOC134866215 gene encoding myosin-7-like isoform X1, producing MLLITNNPYDYAFISQGETTVASINDSEELMATDDAFDVLGFTQEEKNSIYKLTGAIMHYGNMKFKQKQREEQAEADGTEVADKIAYLMGLNSADLIKGLLHPRVKVGNEWVTKGQNVAQVYYAVSALSKSVYEKMFLWMVVRINQSLDTKQPRQYFIGVLDIAGFEIFDFNTFEQLCINFTNEKLQQFFNHHMFVLEQEEYKKEGIEWTFIDFGMDLQACIDLIEKPMGIMSILEEECMFPKASDSTFKAKLYDNHLGKSGNFQKPRVIKGRPEAHFGLMHYAGTVEYNINNWLVKNKDPLNETVVGLYQKSNLKLLSILFMNYAGAESEAKGGKGGGSKKKGSSFQTVSALHRENLHKLMTNLRSTHPHFVRCLIPNETKTPGAMENPLVMHQLRCNGVLEGIRICRKGFPNRVLYGDFKQRYRILNPAAIPEGQFIDNKKAAEKLLGSLDIDHSQYKLGHTKVFFKAGLLGLLEEMRDDRLALIITGIQARSRGLLARIEFQKIVERRDSLLVIQWNIRAFMVVKNWPWMKLYFKIKPLLKSAETEKEMANMKEEFAKLKEAYAKSEARKKELEEKMVSLLQEKNDLQLQVQSEQDNLCDAEERCEGLIKSKIHLEAKSKELTERLEDEEEMNAELTAKKRKLEDECSELKKDIDDLELTLAKVEKEKHATENKVKNLVEEMAGQDEIIAKLTKEKKALQEALQQSLDDLQSEEDKVNTLTKAKSKLEQQVDDLEGSLEQEKKVRMDLERSKRKIEGDLKLAQESVMDLENDKQQLEERLKKKDFEINQLNGKIEDEQLLSSQLQKKLKELQARIEELEEELEAERAARAKVEKQRSDLARELEEISERLEEAGGATSAQIEMNKKREGELQKLRRDLEEATLHHEATAATLRKKQADSVADLGEQIENLQRVKQKLEKEKSELRLELDDVVSNMEHIVKAKNNLEKMCRTLEDQMNEYKTKAEEGQRTINDINMQKTKLQTETGELSRRLEERDSLVSQMTRGKQSHSQQIEDLKRQLEEEVKAKNALAHAVQSARHDCDLLREQYEEEQEAKSELQHGMSKANSEVAQWRTKYETDAIQRTEELEEAKKKLAQRLQDAEEAVEATNAKCSSLEKTKHRLQNEIEDLMVDVERSNAAAAALDKKQRNFDKVLAEWKQKFEESQCELEGSQKEARSLSTELFKLKNSYEESLEHVETMKRENKNLQEEISDLTEQIGENGKNIHELEKIRKQLEQEKSEIQTALEEAEASLEHEEGKILRAQLEFNQIKADIERKLAEKDEEMEQAKRNQQRLVDTLQNSLDAETRSRNEALRLKKKMEGDLNEMEIQLSQANRQAAEAQKQLKAVHSHLKDAQLQLDDSLRANEDLKENNAVVERRNNLLQAEVEELRSALEQTERGRKLAEQELLDVSERVQLLHSQNTSLLNHKKKLEADTSQLQTEVEEAVQECRNAEEKAKKAITDAAMMAEELKKEQDTSSHLERMKKNMEQTIKDLQHRLDEAEQIAMKGGKKQIQKLEARIKELECELEAEQKKSSDSFKGLRKYERRIKELTYQTEEDRKNIARLQDLVDKLQLKVKSYKRSSEESEEQSNTNLGKFRKLQHELDEAEERADIAESQVNKLRAKSRDVGSKKGHDEE from the exons atgttgctTATCACCAACAACCCCTACGACTACGCCTTCATCTCCCAAGGAGAAACGACAGTAGCCTCTATCAATGATTCTGAAGAGCTGATGGCCACTGAT gATGCCTTTGATGTGCTGGGCTTCACTCAAGAAGAGAAGAACAGCATTTACAAGCTGACTGGTGCTATCATGCACTATGGGAACATGAAGTTTAAGCAGAAGCAGCGAGAAGAACAGGCAGAGGCTGATGGCACTGAAG ttgCTGACAAAATTGCATATCTGATGGGCCTGAACTCTGCCGACCTGATCAAAGGTCTCCTTCACCCGAGAGTCAAAGTCGGAAATGAGTGGGTCACCAAGGGACAAAATGTCGCCCAG GTGTACTATGCTGTAAGTGCACTGTCTAAATCAGTGTATGAGAAGATGTTTTTGTGGATGGTAGTGAGAATTAATCAATCCCTGGACACCAAGCAGCCTCGCCAGTACTTCATTGGTGTACTGGACATTGCTGGATTTGAGATCTTTGAT TTCAACACCTTTGAGCAGCTGTGCATCAACTTCACCAATGAAAAACTGCAACAGTTTTTCAACCACCACATGTTTGTGCTGGAGCAAGAAGAGTACAAGAAAGAGGGCATTGAATGGACTTTCATCGATTTTGGCATGGATTTGCAAGCCTGTATTGACCTGATTGAAAAG CCCATGGGTATCATGTCCATCCTTGAAGAGGAGTGCATGTTCCCCAAAGCCTCTGATTCCACCTTCAAAGCTAAGCTCTATGACAACCATCTGGGGAAGTCTGGTAACTTCCAGAAGCCCAGAGTTATCAAAGGGAGACCAGAGGCCCACTTTGGCCTGATGCACTATGCTGGAACTGTTGAATATAATATCAACAACTGGCTGGTGAAGAACAAAGATCCTCTGAATGAGACTGTTGTTGGACTCTACCAGAAGTCCAATCTCAAGCTGTTATCTATCCTGTTTATGAATTACGCTGGAGCAGAGTCAG AAGCGAAGGGCGgcaaaggaggaggaagcaagAAGAAAGGTTCATCCTTCCAAACCGTGTCTGCTTTGCACAGG GAGAACCTGCATAAGCTGATGACCAACTTGAGGTCTACTCACCCTCACTTTGTACGCTGCCTCATCCCCAATGAGACCAAGACTCCTGGGGCCATGGAGAACCCTCTGGTGATGCACCAGCTGCGCTGTAACGGTGTGCTGGAAGGCATCAGGATCTGCAGGAAGGGCTTTCCCAACAGGGTCCTATATGGAGATTTCAAACAGAG GTACCGTATTTTAAACCCTGCTGCCATTCCCGAGGGACAGTTTATCGACAACAAGAAAGCTGCCGAGAAACTGTTGGGTTCTCTGGATATTGACCACAGCCAGTACAAACTGGGACACACCAAG GTGTTCTTCAAAGCGGGACTGCTGGGTCTGCTAGAGGAGATGCGAGATGACCGGCTTGCACTAATCATCACTGGCATCCAAGCACGGTCTAGAGGCCTTCTGGCAAGAATTGAATTCCAGAAGATTGTCGAACGCAG GGATTCACTATTAGTGATCCAGTGGAACATCCGTGCCTTTATGGTCGTCAAGAATTGGCCCTGGATGAAGTTGTACTTCAAGATTAAACCTCTATTGAAATCAGCAGAGACTGAGAAGGAGATGGCCAACATGAAGGAAGAGTTTGCCAAACTTAAAGAGGCTTATGCAAAATCAGAGGCCCGCAAGAAGGAGCTTGAGGAGAAAATGGTCTCTCTTCTCCAAGAGAAGAACGACCTGCAGCTCCAAGTTCAATCG GAGCAAGATAATCTCTGTGATGCTGAAGAAAGATGTGAGGGGCTGATCAAGAGCAAGATCCACCTTGAGGCAAAATCCAAAGAGCTCACGGAAAGGctggaggatgaggaagagatGAATGCTGAACTGACTGCTAAGAAGAGGAAGCTGGAGGATGAGTGCTCTGAGCTGAAGAAAGACATTGATGACTTAGAGTTAACTCTGGCTAAGGTGGAGAAGGAGAAACATGCCACAGAGAACAAG GTTAAAAACCTGGTAGAAGAGATGGCTGGTCAGGATGAAATCATTGCTAAGTTgaccaaagaaaagaaagcccTACAGGAAGCTCTTCAGCAATCACTTGATGATCTTCAGAGTGAGGAAGACAAAGTCAACACTCTGACGAAGGCCAAGTCTAAGCTGGAGCAGCAAGTGGATGAT cttGAGGGGTCCCTAGAGCAAGAGAAAAAAGTGCGTATGGACCTTGAGAGATCAAAGAGGAAGATTGAGGGAGACCTAAAGTTAGCCCAAGAAAGTGTCATGGACCTGGAAAATGACAAGCAGCAACTCGAAGAGAGGCTGAAAAA GAAAGATTTTGAAATCAATCAACTGAATGGCAAAATTGAAGATGAACAATTGTTGAGTTcccagctccagaaaaaattgAAGGAGTTACAg GCTCGCATTGAGGAGCTTGAAGAAGAGCTTGAGGCAGAGCGAGCTGCTCGAGCTAAGGTGGAAAAGCAGAGATCTGACTTGGCCagggagctggaggagatcAGTGAGAGGCTGGAGGAAGCTGGTGGAGCAACATCTGCCCAGATTGAGATGAACAAGAAGCGGGAGGGCGAGTTACAGAAACTCCGCAGAGACCTTGAAGAGGCCACTCTGCACCATGAAGCCACTGCTGCCACACTCAGGAAGAAACAAGCTGACAGTGTGGCTGATCTGGGAGAGCAGATAGAAAACCTGCAGAGAGTCAAGCAGAaactggagaaggagaagagtgAGCTCAGACTGGAGCTGGATGATGTGGTCTCCAATATGGAACATATTGTGAAGGCAAAg aataatttgGAGAAAATGTGCAGGACCCTGGAAGATCAGatgaatgaatacaaaacaaaggCAGAAGAGGGACAGCGTACCATCAATGACATCAACATGCAGAAAACAAAACTTCAAACTGAGACTG gTGAACTTTCAAGGAGGCTTGAGGAAAGGGATTCCCTGGTGTCTCAAATGACCAGAGGAAAACAATCCCACTCTCAACAAATTGAAGACCTTAAAAGACAACTTGAGGAGGAAGTCAAG GCCAAGAATGCTTTAGCTCATGCAGTGCAGTCTGCTCGTCATGACTGTGACCTGCTCAGGGAGCAgtatgaggaggagcaggaggctAAGTCTGAATTGCAGCACGGCATGTCCAAGGCTAACTCTGAGGTGGCTCAGTGGAGAACTAAGTACGAAACTGATGCCATCCAGAGAACCGAGGAACTGGAGGAGGCAAA aaagaagCTGGCTCAGCGTCTGCAGGATGCTGAGGAGGCTGTTGAAGCAACGAATGCTAAGTGTTCGTCTCTGGAGAAGACCAAACACAGGCTGCAGAATGAGATTGAAGATCTCATGGTGGATGTGGAGAGgtctaatgctgctgctgctgctctggacAAGAAGCAAAGAAACTTTGACAAG GTCTTGGCAGAATGGAAACAGAAGTTTGAAGAGTCTCAGTGTGAGCTGGAGGGCTCACAGAAAGAGGCCAGGTCTCTAAGCACTGAGCTTTTCAAATTGAAGAATTCATATGAAGAGTCTCTTGAACATGTGGAGACCATgaagagagagaacaagaaTCTGCAGG AGGAAATATCTGACCTCACTGAGCAAATTGGTGAGAATGGAAAGAATATTCATGAACTTGAGAAGATTCGAAAACAGTTGGAGCAAGAGAAGTCTGAGATACAAACCGCATTGGAGGAAGCAGAG GCATCTCTTGAGCATGAGGAAGGGAAGATTCTGAGAGCACAGCTTGAGTTCAATCAGATTAAGGCTGATATTGAGCGCAAGCTAGCTGAGAAAGATGAAGAAATGGAGCAAGCAAAGAGAAATCAGCAGCGTCTAGTGGATACTCTTCAGAACTCTCTTGATGCCGAGACTCGCAGTAGGAATGAGGCTCTCCGTTTGAAGAAAAAGATGGAAGGAGACCTTAATGAGATGGAGATCCAGCTGAGCCAGGCCAACAGGCAGGCGGCTGAGGCTCAAAAACAGCTTAAGGCTGTTCATTCCCATCTGAAG GATGCCCAGCTCCAGCTTGACGACTCTCTTCGAGCCAATGAAGATCTTAAGGAAAACAATGCCGTGGTTGAGAGACGCAACAACCTGCTTCAGGCCGAAGTAGAAGAGCTCAGGTCTGCTCTGGAGCAAACTGAAAGAGGCCGCAAACTTGCTGAGCAAGAGTTGCTGGATGTTAGTGAACGGGTGCAGCTACTGCACTCGCAG AACACCAGCCTGTTAAATCACAAGAAGAAGCTGGAGGCTGATACATCCCAGCTTCAGACCGAAGTGGAGGAGGCCGTGCAGGAGTGCAGAAACGCAGAGGAAAAGGCTAAGAAAGCCATCACTGATGCTGCCATGATggcagaggagctgaagaaagaGCAGGACACCAGCTCTCACCTTGAGCGCATGAAGAAGAACATGGAGCAAACCATCAAAGACCTGCAGCACCGTCTGGATGAAGCTGAACAGATCGCCATGAAGGGAGGCAAGAAGCAGATCCAGAAGCTCGAGGCCAGG ATCAAAGAACTGGAATGTGAGTTGGAGGCTGAGCAGAAAAAGTCCAGTGATTCTTTCAAGGGATTACGAAAATATGAGAGACGAATCAAAGAATTGACGTATCAG ACAGAAGAGGATCGTAAGAATATTGCGCGTCTGCAAGATCTGGTAGACAAGCTGCAACTAAAGGTCAAATCATACAAGAGATCTTCAGAGGAATCT GAGGAGCAGTCCAACACTAATCTTGGCAAGTTTCGTAAGCTTCAACATGAGCTTGATGAAGCTGAAGAGAGAGCCGACATCGCTGAGTCCCAGGTCAACAAGCTACGTGCTAAGAGTCGTGATGTGGGTTCAAAG AAAGGACACGATGAGGAGTGA
- the LOC134866215 gene encoding myosin-7-like isoform X2: MLLITNNPYDYAFISQGETTVASINDSEELMATDDAFDVLGFTQEEKNSIYKLTGAIMHYGNMKFKQKQREEQAEADGTEVADKIAYLMGLNSADLIKGLLHPRVKVGNEWVTKGQNVAQVYYAVSALSKSVYEKMFLWMVVRINQSLDTKQPRQYFIGVLDIAGFEIFDFNTFEQLCINFTNEKLQQFFNHHMFVLEQEEYKKEGIEWTFIDFGMDLQACIDLIEKPMGIMSILEEECMFPKASDSTFKAKLYDNHLGKSGNFQKPRVIKGRPEAHFGLMHYAGTVEYNINNWLVKNKDPLNETVVGLYQKSNLKLLSILFMNYAGAESEAKGGKGGGSKKKGSSFQTVSALHRENLHKLMTNLRSTHPHFVRCLIPNETKTPGAMENPLVMHQLRCNGVLEGIRICRKGFPNRVLYGDFKQRYRILNPAAIPEGQFIDNKKAAEKLLGSLDIDHSQYKLGHTKVFFKAGLLGLLEEMRDDRLALIITGIQARSRGLLARIEFQKIVERRDSLLVIQWNIRAFMVVKNWPWMKLYFKIKPLLKSAETEKEMANMKEEFAKLKEAYAKSEARKKELEEKMVSLLQEKNDLQLQVQSEQDNLCDAEERCEGLIKSKIHLEAKSKELTERLEDEEEMNAELTAKKRKLEDECSELKKDIDDLELTLAKVEKEKHATENKVKNLVEEMAGQDEIIAKLTKEKKALQEALQQSLDDLQSEEDKVNTLTKAKSKLEQQVDDLEGSLEQEKKVRMDLERSKRKIEGDLKLAQESVMDLENDKQQLEERLKKKDFEINQLNGKIEDEQLLSSQLQKKLKELQARIEELEEELEAERAARAKVEKQRSDLARELEEISERLEEAGGATSAQIEMNKKREGELQKLRRDLEEATLHHEATAATLRKKQADSVADLGEQIENLQRVKQKLEKEKSELRLELDDVVSNMEHIVKAKNNLEKMCRTLEDQMNEYKTKAEEGQRTINDINMQKTKLQTETGELSRRLEERDSLVSQMTRGKQSHSQQIEDLKRQLEEEVKAKNALAHAVQSARHDCDLLREQYEEEQEAKSELQHGMSKANSEVAQWRTKYETDAIQRTEELEEAKKKLAQRLQDAEEAVEATNAKCSSLEKTKHRLQNEIEDLMVDVERSNAAAAALDKKQRNFDKVLAEWKQKFEESQCELEGSQKEARSLSTELFKLKNSYEESLEHVETMKRENKNLQEEISDLTEQIGENGKNIHELEKIRKQLEQEKSEIQTALEEAEASLEHEEGKILRAQLEFNQIKADIERKLAEKDEEMEQAKRNQQRLVDTLQNSLDAETRSRNEALRLKKKMEGDLNEMEIQLSQANRQAAEAQKQLKAVHSHLKDAQLQLDDSLRANEDLKENNAVVERRNNLLQAEVEELRSALEQTERGRKLAEQELLDVSERVQLLHSQNTSLLNHKKKLEADTSQLQTEVEEAVQECRNAEEKAKKAITDAAMMAEELKKEQDTSSHLERMKKNMEQTIKDLQHRLDEAEQIAMKGGKKQIQKLEARIKELECELEAEQKKSSDSFKGLRKYERRIKELTYQAKEDRKNIARLQDLVDKLQLKVKSYKRSSEESEEQSNTNLGKFRKLQHELDEAEERADIAESQVNKLRAKSRDVGSKKGHDEE, encoded by the exons atgttgctTATCACCAACAACCCCTACGACTACGCCTTCATCTCCCAAGGAGAAACGACAGTAGCCTCTATCAATGATTCTGAAGAGCTGATGGCCACTGAT gATGCCTTTGATGTGCTGGGCTTCACTCAAGAAGAGAAGAACAGCATTTACAAGCTGACTGGTGCTATCATGCACTATGGGAACATGAAGTTTAAGCAGAAGCAGCGAGAAGAACAGGCAGAGGCTGATGGCACTGAAG ttgCTGACAAAATTGCATATCTGATGGGCCTGAACTCTGCCGACCTGATCAAAGGTCTCCTTCACCCGAGAGTCAAAGTCGGAAATGAGTGGGTCACCAAGGGACAAAATGTCGCCCAG GTGTACTATGCTGTAAGTGCACTGTCTAAATCAGTGTATGAGAAGATGTTTTTGTGGATGGTAGTGAGAATTAATCAATCCCTGGACACCAAGCAGCCTCGCCAGTACTTCATTGGTGTACTGGACATTGCTGGATTTGAGATCTTTGAT TTCAACACCTTTGAGCAGCTGTGCATCAACTTCACCAATGAAAAACTGCAACAGTTTTTCAACCACCACATGTTTGTGCTGGAGCAAGAAGAGTACAAGAAAGAGGGCATTGAATGGACTTTCATCGATTTTGGCATGGATTTGCAAGCCTGTATTGACCTGATTGAAAAG CCCATGGGTATCATGTCCATCCTTGAAGAGGAGTGCATGTTCCCCAAAGCCTCTGATTCCACCTTCAAAGCTAAGCTCTATGACAACCATCTGGGGAAGTCTGGTAACTTCCAGAAGCCCAGAGTTATCAAAGGGAGACCAGAGGCCCACTTTGGCCTGATGCACTATGCTGGAACTGTTGAATATAATATCAACAACTGGCTGGTGAAGAACAAAGATCCTCTGAATGAGACTGTTGTTGGACTCTACCAGAAGTCCAATCTCAAGCTGTTATCTATCCTGTTTATGAATTACGCTGGAGCAGAGTCAG AAGCGAAGGGCGgcaaaggaggaggaagcaagAAGAAAGGTTCATCCTTCCAAACCGTGTCTGCTTTGCACAGG GAGAACCTGCATAAGCTGATGACCAACTTGAGGTCTACTCACCCTCACTTTGTACGCTGCCTCATCCCCAATGAGACCAAGACTCCTGGGGCCATGGAGAACCCTCTGGTGATGCACCAGCTGCGCTGTAACGGTGTGCTGGAAGGCATCAGGATCTGCAGGAAGGGCTTTCCCAACAGGGTCCTATATGGAGATTTCAAACAGAG GTACCGTATTTTAAACCCTGCTGCCATTCCCGAGGGACAGTTTATCGACAACAAGAAAGCTGCCGAGAAACTGTTGGGTTCTCTGGATATTGACCACAGCCAGTACAAACTGGGACACACCAAG GTGTTCTTCAAAGCGGGACTGCTGGGTCTGCTAGAGGAGATGCGAGATGACCGGCTTGCACTAATCATCACTGGCATCCAAGCACGGTCTAGAGGCCTTCTGGCAAGAATTGAATTCCAGAAGATTGTCGAACGCAG GGATTCACTATTAGTGATCCAGTGGAACATCCGTGCCTTTATGGTCGTCAAGAATTGGCCCTGGATGAAGTTGTACTTCAAGATTAAACCTCTATTGAAATCAGCAGAGACTGAGAAGGAGATGGCCAACATGAAGGAAGAGTTTGCCAAACTTAAAGAGGCTTATGCAAAATCAGAGGCCCGCAAGAAGGAGCTTGAGGAGAAAATGGTCTCTCTTCTCCAAGAGAAGAACGACCTGCAGCTCCAAGTTCAATCG GAGCAAGATAATCTCTGTGATGCTGAAGAAAGATGTGAGGGGCTGATCAAGAGCAAGATCCACCTTGAGGCAAAATCCAAAGAGCTCACGGAAAGGctggaggatgaggaagagatGAATGCTGAACTGACTGCTAAGAAGAGGAAGCTGGAGGATGAGTGCTCTGAGCTGAAGAAAGACATTGATGACTTAGAGTTAACTCTGGCTAAGGTGGAGAAGGAGAAACATGCCACAGAGAACAAG GTTAAAAACCTGGTAGAAGAGATGGCTGGTCAGGATGAAATCATTGCTAAGTTgaccaaagaaaagaaagcccTACAGGAAGCTCTTCAGCAATCACTTGATGATCTTCAGAGTGAGGAAGACAAAGTCAACACTCTGACGAAGGCCAAGTCTAAGCTGGAGCAGCAAGTGGATGAT cttGAGGGGTCCCTAGAGCAAGAGAAAAAAGTGCGTATGGACCTTGAGAGATCAAAGAGGAAGATTGAGGGAGACCTAAAGTTAGCCCAAGAAAGTGTCATGGACCTGGAAAATGACAAGCAGCAACTCGAAGAGAGGCTGAAAAA GAAAGATTTTGAAATCAATCAACTGAATGGCAAAATTGAAGATGAACAATTGTTGAGTTcccagctccagaaaaaattgAAGGAGTTACAg GCTCGCATTGAGGAGCTTGAAGAAGAGCTTGAGGCAGAGCGAGCTGCTCGAGCTAAGGTGGAAAAGCAGAGATCTGACTTGGCCagggagctggaggagatcAGTGAGAGGCTGGAGGAAGCTGGTGGAGCAACATCTGCCCAGATTGAGATGAACAAGAAGCGGGAGGGCGAGTTACAGAAACTCCGCAGAGACCTTGAAGAGGCCACTCTGCACCATGAAGCCACTGCTGCCACACTCAGGAAGAAACAAGCTGACAGTGTGGCTGATCTGGGAGAGCAGATAGAAAACCTGCAGAGAGTCAAGCAGAaactggagaaggagaagagtgAGCTCAGACTGGAGCTGGATGATGTGGTCTCCAATATGGAACATATTGTGAAGGCAAAg aataatttgGAGAAAATGTGCAGGACCCTGGAAGATCAGatgaatgaatacaaaacaaaggCAGAAGAGGGACAGCGTACCATCAATGACATCAACATGCAGAAAACAAAACTTCAAACTGAGACTG gTGAACTTTCAAGGAGGCTTGAGGAAAGGGATTCCCTGGTGTCTCAAATGACCAGAGGAAAACAATCCCACTCTCAACAAATTGAAGACCTTAAAAGACAACTTGAGGAGGAAGTCAAG GCCAAGAATGCTTTAGCTCATGCAGTGCAGTCTGCTCGTCATGACTGTGACCTGCTCAGGGAGCAgtatgaggaggagcaggaggctAAGTCTGAATTGCAGCACGGCATGTCCAAGGCTAACTCTGAGGTGGCTCAGTGGAGAACTAAGTACGAAACTGATGCCATCCAGAGAACCGAGGAACTGGAGGAGGCAAA aaagaagCTGGCTCAGCGTCTGCAGGATGCTGAGGAGGCTGTTGAAGCAACGAATGCTAAGTGTTCGTCTCTGGAGAAGACCAAACACAGGCTGCAGAATGAGATTGAAGATCTCATGGTGGATGTGGAGAGgtctaatgctgctgctgctgctctggacAAGAAGCAAAGAAACTTTGACAAG GTCTTGGCAGAATGGAAACAGAAGTTTGAAGAGTCTCAGTGTGAGCTGGAGGGCTCACAGAAAGAGGCCAGGTCTCTAAGCACTGAGCTTTTCAAATTGAAGAATTCATATGAAGAGTCTCTTGAACATGTGGAGACCATgaagagagagaacaagaaTCTGCAGG AGGAAATATCTGACCTCACTGAGCAAATTGGTGAGAATGGAAAGAATATTCATGAACTTGAGAAGATTCGAAAACAGTTGGAGCAAGAGAAGTCTGAGATACAAACCGCATTGGAGGAAGCAGAG GCATCTCTTGAGCATGAGGAAGGGAAGATTCTGAGAGCACAGCTTGAGTTCAATCAGATTAAGGCTGATATTGAGCGCAAGCTAGCTGAGAAAGATGAAGAAATGGAGCAAGCAAAGAGAAATCAGCAGCGTCTAGTGGATACTCTTCAGAACTCTCTTGATGCCGAGACTCGCAGTAGGAATGAGGCTCTCCGTTTGAAGAAAAAGATGGAAGGAGACCTTAATGAGATGGAGATCCAGCTGAGCCAGGCCAACAGGCAGGCGGCTGAGGCTCAAAAACAGCTTAAGGCTGTTCATTCCCATCTGAAG GATGCCCAGCTCCAGCTTGACGACTCTCTTCGAGCCAATGAAGATCTTAAGGAAAACAATGCCGTGGTTGAGAGACGCAACAACCTGCTTCAGGCCGAAGTAGAAGAGCTCAGGTCTGCTCTGGAGCAAACTGAAAGAGGCCGCAAACTTGCTGAGCAAGAGTTGCTGGATGTTAGTGAACGGGTGCAGCTACTGCACTCGCAG AACACCAGCCTGTTAAATCACAAGAAGAAGCTGGAGGCTGATACATCCCAGCTTCAGACCGAAGTGGAGGAGGCCGTGCAGGAGTGCAGAAACGCAGAGGAAAAGGCTAAGAAAGCCATCACTGATGCTGCCATGATggcagaggagctgaagaaagaGCAGGACACCAGCTCTCACCTTGAGCGCATGAAGAAGAACATGGAGCAAACCATCAAAGACCTGCAGCACCGTCTGGATGAAGCTGAACAGATCGCCATGAAGGGAGGCAAGAAGCAGATCCAGAAGCTCGAGGCCAGG ATCAAAGAACTGGAATGTGAGTTGGAGGCTGAGCAGAAAAAGTCCAGTGATTCTTTCAAGGGATTACGAAAATATGAGAGACGAATCAAAGAATTGACGTATCAGGCAA AAGAGGATCGTAAGAATATTGCGCGTCTGCAAGATCTGGTAGACAAGCTGCAACTAAAGGTCAAATCATACAAGAGATCTTCAGAGGAATCT GAGGAGCAGTCCAACACTAATCTTGGCAAGTTTCGTAAGCTTCAACATGAGCTTGATGAAGCTGAAGAGAGAGCCGACATCGCTGAGTCCCAGGTCAACAAGCTACGTGCTAAGAGTCGTGATGTGGGTTCAAAG AAAGGACACGATGAGGAGTGA